One window from the genome of Breoghania sp. L-A4 encodes:
- a CDS encoding aspartate-semialdehyde dehydrogenase produces the protein MGYKIAVVGATGNVGREILDILDERQFDADEVVAVASRRSQGVEVSFGDKTLKCKALENYDFTGTDICLMSAGGDVAKEWAPKIAAQGCVVIDNSSAWRYDSDVPLIVPEVNADAIEGFSKKNIIANPNCSTAQLVVALKPLHDAAVIKRIVVSTYQSVSGGGKAAMEELFDQTRAVFVNDPIEPKKFTKRIAFNVIPHIDVFMEDGYTKEEWKVLAETKKMLDPKIKVTCTAVRVPVFIGHAESVNIEFENEISADEARAILREAPGCLVIDKHEDGGYMTPYESAGEDATYISRIREDATVENGLNLWVVSDNLRKGAALNAVQIAEVLVNRGLLKKREAA, from the coding sequence ATGGGCTACAAAATCGCGGTCGTTGGTGCGACCGGCAACGTCGGCCGCGAAATTCTCGACATTCTCGACGAGCGGCAGTTCGACGCCGATGAAGTCGTGGCCGTCGCCTCGCGGCGCTCGCAGGGCGTCGAAGTCTCCTTCGGCGACAAGACGCTGAAGTGCAAGGCGCTGGAGAACTACGACTTCACCGGCACCGACATCTGCCTGATGTCGGCCGGAGGCGATGTGGCCAAGGAATGGGCGCCCAAGATCGCCGCCCAGGGATGCGTGGTGATCGACAATTCCTCCGCATGGCGCTACGATTCCGACGTGCCGCTGATCGTGCCGGAAGTCAATGCCGACGCCATCGAGGGCTTCTCCAAGAAGAACATCATCGCCAATCCGAACTGCTCCACGGCGCAGCTCGTGGTGGCGCTCAAGCCGCTGCATGACGCCGCCGTCATCAAGCGCATCGTCGTCTCCACCTACCAGTCGGTCTCCGGCGGCGGCAAGGCGGCGATGGAAGAGCTGTTCGACCAGACCCGCGCGGTCTTCGTCAACGACCCCATCGAGCCGAAGAAGTTCACCAAGCGGATCGCCTTCAACGTCATTCCGCACATCGATGTCTTCATGGAAGACGGCTACACCAAGGAAGAGTGGAAGGTGCTGGCCGAAACCAAGAAGATGCTCGATCCGAAGATCAAGGTCACCTGCACCGCCGTCCGCGTGCCGGTGTTCATCGGCCATGCCGAGAGCGTCAACATCGAGTTCGAGAACGAGATTTCGGCCGACGAGGCCCGCGCCATCCTGCGCGAGGCGCCCGGTTGCCTGGTCATCGACAAGCACGAGGACGGCGGCTACATGACGCCCTATGAGTCCGCCGGCGAGGATGCGACCTACATCTCGCGCATCCGCGAAGACGCCACCGTGGAGAACGGCCTGAACCTGTGGGTGGTCTCCGACAACCTGCGCAAGGGGGCGGCGCTCAACGCGGTGCAGATCGCCGAAGTGCTGGTCAACCGCGGACTGCTGAAGAAGCGCGAGGCCGCGTGA
- the pqqA gene encoding pyrroloquinoline quinone precursor peptide PqqA → MKTWTKPAMASVEAGFEVTRYMSAEIGKCGRRK, encoded by the coding sequence ATGAAGACTTGGACCAAACCCGCCATGGCCAGCGTCGAAGCCGGTTTCGAAGTGACCCGCTACATGTCGGCCGAGATCGGCAAATGCGGCCGTCGCAAATAA
- the pqqB gene encoding pyrroloquinoline quinone biosynthesis protein PqqB gives MKLRIIGSAAGGGFPQWNCNAPLSRAVREMRPGFLPRTQSSMAASADSESWALFNASPDIRQQIANTPELQPPPDGPLRGSPIKVVVLTNADVDHIAGLLTLRERTPLVIYATARVLKTLADNSIFQVLAADVVERRELPIEGVTEISGPDGPLGLSVETFAVPGKVALFLEDNAAEGFGTAPGDTIGIALRAGDTLLPGADGVLRRDSVRAYYIPGCAAVDDALKARLDGASCLLFDGTVFNDTEMRDAGVGEKTGKRMGHLHIGGPGGSIEALSDVALDRRIFVHINNTNPILEPGSAAERAVTGAGWEIGYDGMELDL, from the coding sequence GTGAAACTCAGGATCATCGGCTCGGCCGCCGGCGGCGGATTTCCGCAGTGGAACTGCAACGCACCGCTGAGCCGGGCCGTACGCGAAATGCGGCCCGGCTTTCTGCCCCGCACCCAGTCGAGCATGGCGGCAAGCGCCGACAGCGAAAGCTGGGCGCTCTTCAATGCCTCGCCCGACATTCGTCAGCAGATCGCCAACACCCCGGAGCTGCAGCCGCCGCCCGATGGCCCCTTGCGCGGTTCGCCGATCAAGGTGGTCGTGCTGACCAACGCCGACGTGGATCACATCGCGGGGCTGCTCACGCTACGCGAGCGCACGCCTCTGGTGATCTACGCAACTGCGCGCGTGCTCAAGACGCTTGCGGACAACAGCATCTTTCAGGTTCTGGCCGCTGACGTCGTCGAGCGTCGCGAACTGCCGATCGAGGGAGTCACCGAGATTTCCGGTCCGGACGGCCCCCTCGGCCTCAGCGTCGAGACCTTTGCGGTGCCGGGCAAGGTGGCCTTGTTCCTCGAGGACAACGCCGCGGAGGGCTTCGGCACCGCGCCCGGCGACACCATCGGTATCGCGTTGCGCGCCGGCGACACGCTGCTGCCGGGAGCGGACGGCGTGCTGCGCCGGGACAGCGTCCGCGCCTATTACATTCCGGGCTGCGCCGCGGTCGACGACGCGCTCAAGGCGCGGCTGGACGGCGCGTCCTGCCTGCTTTTCGACGGCACGGTCTTCAACGACACGGAAATGCGAGACGCCGGCGTTGGCGAAAAGACCGGCAAGCGTATGGGGCATCTGCATATCGGCGGGCCCGGCGGCTCGATCGAGGCCCTGAGCGATGTGGCGCTCGACCGGCGCATCTTCGTCCACATCAACAACACCAATCCGATCCTGGAGCCGGGATCCGCCGCCGAACGCGCGGTCACCGGGGCCGGCTGGGAGATCGGTTACGACGGCATGGAGCTGGACCTGTGA
- the pqqC gene encoding pyrroloquinoline-quinone synthase PqqC translates to MNTQATARARKGPDRDAIADSPRPASDAIRAEGRLLSPAELEEVLRTAGFERYHIHHPFHRLMNAGELTKVQMQAWALNRYCYQAAIPKKDAIILSRSEDPEFRREWRKRIIDHDGEENGEKDGGIRRWLKLAEGLGLDTGMVQSRRFALPATRFAVGAYIDLVSQGSLLTAVASSLTELFSPVAIGERVPAMLARYDYITEDTLSYFTPRLHQAPRDAEHALSLVTRWADTPDKQADAVDALLSKCDILWAMLDALHFAYVEPGLIAPGAFRPDPDA, encoded by the coding sequence GTGAACACCCAAGCCACCGCACGAGCCCGCAAGGGTCCTGACCGCGACGCAATCGCCGATAGTCCGCGCCCCGCAAGCGACGCCATCCGCGCGGAAGGCCGGCTGCTGAGCCCTGCCGAGCTCGAAGAGGTGCTGCGCACCGCAGGTTTCGAGCGCTACCACATCCACCATCCGTTTCACCGGCTGATGAACGCCGGCGAACTGACCAAGGTCCAGATGCAGGCGTGGGCGCTGAACCGCTACTGCTATCAGGCGGCCATCCCGAAAAAGGACGCGATCATCCTGTCGCGCTCGGAGGATCCCGAATTCCGCCGCGAATGGCGCAAGCGCATCATCGATCACGACGGCGAGGAGAATGGCGAGAAGGACGGCGGCATCAGACGCTGGCTGAAGCTGGCCGAAGGGCTGGGCCTCGACACCGGGATGGTGCAGTCGCGCCGCTTCGCCCTGCCCGCCACCCGCTTCGCCGTCGGCGCCTATATCGATCTGGTCTCGCAAGGATCGCTGCTCACGGCCGTCGCCTCGTCGCTGACCGAGCTGTTCTCGCCGGTGGCCATCGGCGAGCGCGTGCCGGCGATGCTGGCGCGTTACGACTACATCACCGAGGACACCCTGTCGTATTTCACGCCGCGCCTGCACCAGGCCCCGCGCGACGCCGAGCACGCGCTGTCGCTGGTCACCCGCTGGGCGGATACCCCGGACAAGCAGGCCGACGCGGTCGATGCGCTGCTGTCCAAGTGCGACATCCTGTGGGCGATGCTGGACGCGCTGCATTTCGCCTATGTCGAGCCGGGGCTGATCGCGCCGGGCGCCTTCCGTCCCGATCCGGACGCCTGA
- the pqqD gene encoding pyrroloquinoline quinone biosynthesis peptide chaperone PqqD: MHAPRVRTVITPESRPRLGAHVRLQYDDLRGRWAVLAPEKVLWPDDISTDILKRCDGTASLYEIIAALIRDYNAPEDEIGPDVMAFLQQWSDQLLVRCEVEA; this comes from the coding sequence ATGCACGCGCCGCGCGTCCGCACAGTGATCACGCCGGAAAGCCGGCCAAGACTTGGCGCCCATGTGCGCCTGCAATATGACGACCTGCGCGGCCGCTGGGCGGTTCTGGCGCCCGAAAAGGTGCTCTGGCCCGACGATATCTCCACTGACATTCTGAAGCGCTGCGATGGCACCGCAAGCCTCTACGAGATCATCGCGGCGCTGATTCGCGACTACAACGCGCCGGAGGACGAAATCGGCCCCGATGTCATGGCCTTCCTGCAGCAATGGTCGGACCAGCTGCTCGTGCGCTGCGAGGTGGAGGCATGA
- the pqqE gene encoding pyrroloquinoline quinone biosynthesis protein PqqE: MTTPAPPAVGPPLGILAELTHRCPLQCGYCSNPVELLKANRELDTDAWINAFDQAANLGILQVHLSGGEPTLRRDLDQLIAALSGRGVYTNLITAAVTLTGDKLDAYVRAGLNHVQVSFQGARPETTELVGRYKGAHEKKRQAAQRVVETGLPLTINAPIHKLNIAEVPLFVELALELGAERLEIANVQYYGWAYLNRAALLPNYDSVMRQVDYVERVREELTGILNIDFVTPDYYADYPKPCMGGWGSDAFAITPDGTVLPCHAAQSITALSFDRVTERPLKEIWENSDAFNRYRGFDWMPEPCRSCERKEIDFGGCRCQAFAMTGDAAAADPTCIKSPHHAALRDLPPEEPVRHRVIGGAA, translated from the coding sequence ATGACCACACCGGCACCTCCCGCGGTCGGCCCGCCGCTGGGAATCCTCGCGGAACTCACCCACCGCTGCCCGCTGCAATGCGGCTATTGCTCCAACCCGGTGGAACTGCTCAAAGCCAACCGCGAGCTCGACACCGACGCCTGGATCAATGCGTTCGATCAGGCCGCCAACCTCGGCATCCTGCAGGTGCATCTGTCTGGCGGTGAGCCGACGCTGCGCCGCGATCTCGACCAGCTCATCGCCGCGCTTTCGGGCCGGGGCGTCTACACCAATCTCATCACCGCGGCGGTGACGCTGACCGGTGACAAGCTCGACGCCTACGTCCGCGCCGGGCTCAATCATGTGCAGGTGAGCTTTCAGGGCGCGCGGCCGGAAACCACCGAACTCGTCGGCCGTTACAAAGGCGCGCATGAGAAGAAGCGCCAGGCCGCGCAACGGGTGGTCGAAACAGGGCTGCCGCTGACCATCAACGCACCGATCCACAAGCTCAACATCGCCGAGGTGCCGCTGTTCGTCGAGCTTGCGCTGGAGCTGGGCGCGGAGCGGCTGGAAATCGCCAACGTGCAATATTACGGCTGGGCCTATCTCAACCGCGCAGCACTCCTGCCGAACTACGACTCGGTCATGCGCCAGGTGGACTATGTGGAGCGCGTGCGCGAAGAGCTCACCGGCATCCTCAACATCGATTTCGTCACGCCCGACTACTACGCGGACTATCCCAAACCCTGCATGGGCGGCTGGGGATCGGACGCCTTCGCCATCACGCCGGACGGCACGGTGCTTCCCTGTCACGCGGCGCAATCGATCACCGCGCTGAGCTTCGACCGCGTCACCGAGCGGCCGCTGAAGGAGATTTGGGAGAATTCGGACGCCTTCAACCGCTACCGCGGCTTCGACTGGATGCCGGAACCCTGCCGCTCCTGCGAGCGCAAGGAGATCGATTTCGGCGGCTGCCGCTGCCAGGCCTTCGCCATGACGGGCGATGCGGCGGCCGCCGATCCAACCTGCATCAAGTCACCCCACCACGCGGCCTTGCGCGACCTGCCGCCGGAAGAACCCGTCCGCCACCGGGTGATCGGCGGGGCGGCCTGA
- a CDS encoding carbonic anhydrase has product MSMFPEELLAGYGRYREKSKPNREALHDLAIYGQKPKVMVIGCCDSRVTPEGIFDVGPGELFVVRNVANLVPPYEENGDYHGTSAALEFAVQALKVEHIIVLGHARCGGIEAFRAEDSVPLSPGDFIGKWITLLQPAADTLACMPLDKDVAPQLAMEYAGIRQSLKNLRTFPCVRILEGRQRIALHGAWFDIGSGELRVMDPENEKFSVPV; this is encoded by the coding sequence ATGAGCATGTTTCCCGAAGAGCTGCTGGCGGGCTACGGCCGCTACCGCGAGAAATCCAAACCCAACCGCGAGGCGCTGCACGATCTCGCCATCTACGGCCAGAAGCCGAAGGTGATGGTGATCGGCTGCTGCGACAGCCGGGTGACGCCCGAAGGAATCTTCGATGTGGGTCCGGGCGAGTTGTTCGTCGTACGCAACGTCGCCAACCTTGTGCCGCCCTACGAAGAAAACGGGGATTATCACGGCACCAGTGCTGCACTGGAATTCGCCGTCCAGGCGCTGAAGGTGGAGCACATCATCGTGCTGGGGCACGCGCGCTGCGGCGGCATTGAGGCGTTTCGCGCCGAGGATTCCGTGCCGCTGTCGCCGGGCGATTTCATCGGCAAATGGATCACTCTGCTGCAGCCGGCGGCCGATACGCTGGCCTGCATGCCGCTGGACAAGGACGTCGCGCCGCAACTGGCAATGGAATATGCCGGAATCCGCCAGTCGCTGAAGAACCTGCGCACCTTTCCCTGCGTGCGGATTCTCGAGGGACGCCAGCGCATTGCCCTGCATGGCGCCTGGTTCGACATCGGCTCGGGCGAATTGCGGGTGATGGATCCGGAGAACGAGAAGTTTTCAGTGCCCGTCTAG
- a CDS encoding RidA family protein, giving the protein MADPSARRLISTGSPFEREAGYSRAVVDGDWVFVSGTTGFDYATMEMPIGVADQTRNALATIAASLQEAGSSMSDVVRARYYVSDRTYVDVVFAELGVVFGEIRPAATMVICDLIKPEMLVEIEVTAKRR; this is encoded by the coding sequence ATGGCCGATCCGTCCGCAAGACGCCTGATTTCCACCGGCTCGCCGTTCGAGCGTGAGGCGGGATATTCGCGTGCCGTCGTCGACGGCGACTGGGTTTTCGTTTCCGGCACCACCGGTTTCGACTACGCCACCATGGAAATGCCCATCGGCGTCGCCGACCAGACGCGCAACGCGCTCGCGACCATCGCCGCGTCGCTGCAGGAGGCGGGCTCCTCCATGAGCGACGTGGTGCGCGCGCGTTACTATGTTTCCGACCGCACCTATGTGGATGTGGTGTTCGCCGAACTGGGTGTGGTCTTTGGCGAGATCCGCCCGGCCGCGACCATGGTGATTTGCGATCTGATCAAGCCGGAGATGCTGGTGGAGATCGAAGTGACTGCCAAGCGGCGATAA
- the xth gene encoding exodeoxyribonuclease III: MSDRLSFATWNINSVRLRMPIVEQFIETYQPDVLCLQETKCPDANFPFAPLRKLGFEHIEINGQKGYHGVATASRRPLSNVEKRGFCDMGDSRHLAADVSFGDGYFRLHNFYVPAGGDEPDPVINDKFAHKLKFLDEMQAWLGGTEAPSIVVGDLNIAPYEEDVWSHKKLLKVVSHTPLECERFEQVRESGPFVDMMRRFVPMDEKLYTWWSYRAKDWSAADKGRRLDHVWVTPQMEPSVREIRVIRDARGWERPSDHAPVITVLECE, encoded by the coding sequence ATGTCCGACCGTCTTTCCTTCGCCACCTGGAACATCAATTCCGTGCGCCTGCGCATGCCAATCGTCGAGCAGTTCATCGAGACTTATCAGCCCGATGTGCTGTGCCTGCAGGAGACCAAGTGCCCGGATGCGAATTTTCCCTTCGCGCCGCTGCGCAAGCTGGGCTTTGAGCACATCGAGATCAACGGCCAGAAGGGCTATCATGGGGTTGCGACCGCCTCACGCCGGCCGCTGTCGAATGTCGAGAAGCGCGGCTTCTGCGACATGGGCGACAGCCGGCATCTGGCGGCGGATGTCTCTTTCGGTGACGGATACTTCCGGTTGCACAATTTCTATGTGCCGGCGGGCGGCGACGAGCCCGATCCGGTGATCAACGACAAGTTCGCCCACAAGCTGAAGTTTCTCGACGAGATGCAGGCGTGGCTCGGCGGCACCGAGGCGCCGAGCATCGTTGTCGGCGATCTCAACATCGCGCCCTATGAGGAAGACGTCTGGTCGCATAAGAAGCTGCTCAAGGTGGTCAGCCATACACCGCTGGAATGCGAGCGTTTCGAGCAGGTGCGGGAATCGGGCCCGTTTGTCGACATGATGCGCCGTTTTGTGCCGATGGACGAGAAGCTTTATACGTGGTGGAGCTACCGGGCCAAGGACTGGTCGGCGGCCGACAAGGGACGGCGGCTGGATCATGTCTGGGTCACGCCCCAAATGGAGCCCAGCGTGCGCGAGATCCGGGTCATCCGCGACGCCCGCGGCTGGGAGCGCCCGTCCGACCACGCCCCGGTGATCACCGTTCTGGAATGCGAGTAA
- a CDS encoding homocysteine S-methyltransferase family protein, whose product MSKYRHSLPQLGDALFLTDGGLETTLVFHEGFDLPHFAAFDLLRRLDGIEALEAYYRRYSQIARDGNVGFILETATWRASSDWGSKLGYSADELARTNRRAVTHLADLRREFEGYGQPVVLSGCVGPRGDGYVAGKAMTAAQAEAYHTPQIAAFAETDVDMISAITMTNAAEAIGITCAAQAVGMPVAISFTLETDGRLPTGQTLKDAIALVDMATGKGPAYYMINCAHPSHFERVLAAGEPWLSRLRGVRANASRCSHEELDAAETLDDGNPDELARDYVELRRRNPYFTVLGGCCGTDHRHVEQICRACATARIAA is encoded by the coding sequence ATGAGCAAATACAGACATTCATTGCCGCAACTGGGTGACGCGTTGTTTCTGACCGATGGCGGGCTGGAGACGACGCTGGTTTTTCACGAAGGTTTCGATCTGCCCCACTTCGCCGCCTTCGATTTGTTGAGGCGGCTCGATGGCATCGAGGCGCTGGAAGCCTACTACCGCCGCTATTCGCAGATCGCGCGGGATGGCAATGTCGGTTTCATCTTGGAAACCGCCACCTGGCGGGCGAGTTCCGACTGGGGCAGCAAGCTGGGTTATTCCGCCGACGAGCTTGCCCGGACCAACCGCCGCGCGGTGACCCATCTGGCGGATCTGCGCCGCGAGTTCGAGGGATATGGGCAGCCGGTTGTGCTCAGCGGCTGTGTCGGCCCGCGTGGTGACGGATATGTCGCCGGCAAGGCGATGACGGCCGCGCAGGCGGAGGCCTATCATACGCCGCAAATCGCCGCCTTTGCCGAGACGGATGTCGACATGATTTCGGCCATCACCATGACCAATGCGGCGGAGGCGATCGGCATCACCTGCGCCGCGCAAGCGGTTGGAATGCCCGTGGCGATTTCCTTCACGCTGGAGACCGACGGCCGGCTGCCGACCGGTCAGACGCTGAAGGACGCCATCGCGCTCGTGGACATGGCGACCGGCAAGGGGCCGGCCTACTACATGATCAACTGCGCGCACCCGAGTCATTTCGAACGCGTCCTGGCGGCCGGCGAACCATGGTTGTCGCGATTGCGCGGGGTTCGGGCCAACGCCTCGCGCTGCAGCCATGAAGAGCTCGATGCCGCCGAGACGCTGGACGACGGCAACCCCGATGAGCTGGCACGGGACTACGTCGAACTGCGCCGCCGCAATCCGTACTTCACGGTGCTGGGCGGCTGTTGCGGCACGGATCATCGGCATGTCGAGCAGATTTGCCGCGCGTGTGCCACGGCGCGCATCGCCGCATGA
- a CDS encoding DEAD/DEAH box helicase encodes MPLNSYSTSIVPTLARALSEKGYTDLTPVQSAVIEADADGRDLLVSAQTGSGKTVAFGLAIAPTLLEEAEIFGKAELPLALVVAPTRELALQVCREIEWLYAPAGAKVVSCVGGMEMRVERRALNFGAHIVVGTPGRLRDHLERGSLDASQLKCVVLDEADEMLDLGFREDLEFILDAAPSERRTLMFSATVAKPIADLAKRFQNNALRISTVSEREQHVDIDYKALRIAPNDKENAIINALRFYEAGAALVFCSTRETVKRMSARLLNRGFSTVALSGELSQNERTHALQALRDGRAKVCVATDVAARGIDLPNLDLVIHADLPTNKETLLHRSGRTGRAGRKGTCVLLVPHNRRRQAERLLGSAGITASWEVPPSATDILQRDRERLLADPAWDAEADETVREFADALMASKTADQIALAYARLYRDGQPAPEELLDVAPFQDEPARPAREEMQNGVWFRMNVGRKHNAEPRWLLPLICRRGHVTKKEIGSIRIQENETLFEMEPRMVDRFLTAIAKPDEEDSSVRIERLAPGETPAPRPGRRERETGAGYKPKSFGPKKFGPKRDGAAARTHTKKPHRGK; translated from the coding sequence ATGCCCCTGAATAGCTATTCGACGTCCATTGTCCCTACCCTTGCCCGCGCCCTCAGCGAAAAAGGCTATACCGATCTCACCCCGGTGCAGAGCGCCGTCATTGAGGCGGATGCCGACGGCCGCGACCTTCTGGTCTCCGCCCAGACCGGCTCCGGCAAGACCGTGGCCTTCGGCCTCGCGATCGCGCCGACGCTGCTGGAAGAAGCCGAGATCTTCGGCAAGGCCGAGCTGCCGCTGGCCCTCGTCGTCGCGCCCACCCGCGAACTGGCCCTGCAGGTCTGCCGCGAAATCGAGTGGCTCTATGCCCCGGCCGGCGCCAAGGTCGTTTCCTGCGTCGGCGGCATGGAAATGCGCGTCGAGCGCCGGGCACTGAATTTCGGCGCCCATATCGTCGTCGGCACTCCGGGCCGCCTGCGCGACCATCTCGAGCGCGGTTCGCTGGATGCCTCACAACTCAAGTGCGTCGTGCTCGACGAAGCCGACGAGATGCTCGATCTGGGCTTTCGCGAGGATCTCGAGTTCATTCTCGACGCCGCGCCCAGCGAACGCCGCACCCTGATGTTCTCGGCGACCGTAGCGAAACCCATCGCGGATCTCGCCAAGCGTTTCCAGAACAACGCCCTGCGCATCTCCACGGTGAGCGAGCGCGAGCAGCACGTCGATATCGACTACAAGGCGCTGCGGATCGCTCCCAACGACAAGGAGAACGCCATCATCAATGCGCTGCGCTTCTATGAGGCGGGCGCGGCCTTGGTGTTCTGCTCCACCCGCGAGACCGTCAAGCGCATGAGCGCGCGGTTGCTCAATCGCGGGTTTTCGACCGTCGCGCTGTCGGGCGAGCTCAGCCAGAACGAGCGCACCCATGCGCTGCAGGCGCTGCGCGACGGCCGCGCCAAGGTCTGCGTCGCCACCGATGTCGCCGCCCGCGGCATCGATCTGCCCAATCTCGACCTGGTCATCCATGCCGATCTGCCGACCAACAAGGAAACCCTGCTGCACCGTTCGGGCCGCACCGGCCGGGCCGGGCGCAAGGGCACCTGCGTGCTGCTGGTGCCGCACAACCGCCGGCGTCAGGCCGAACGACTGCTGGGCTCCGCCGGCATCACCGCGAGCTGGGAGGTCCCCCCGTCCGCGACTGATATTCTGCAGCGCGATCGCGAACGGCTGTTGGCCGATCCCGCATGGGACGCGGAAGCCGACGAGACCGTTCGCGAGTTCGCCGACGCCCTGATGGCGAGCAAGACCGCCGACCAGATCGCACTCGCCTACGCGCGCCTTTATCGCGACGGCCAGCCCGCTCCGGAAGAGCTGCTCGATGTGGCGCCCTTCCAGGACGAGCCCGCGCGCCCCGCGCGCGAGGAAATGCAGAACGGCGTGTGGTTCCGCATGAATGTCGGCCGCAAGCACAATGCCGAGCCGCGCTGGCTGCTGCCGCTGATCTGCCGCCGCGGCCACGTCACCAAGAAGGAAATCGGCTCCATCCGCATTCAGGAAAACGAGACCCTGTTCGAGATGGAACCGCGCATGGTGGATCGTTTCCTCACCGCGATCGCGAAACCCGACGAGGAAGACAGCTCCGTGCGCATCGAGCGGCTGGCGCCTGGCGAGACGCCGGCACCCCGTCCCGGCCGCCGCGAACGCGAGACCGGGGCCGGCTACAAGCCGAAAAGCTTCGGCCCGAAGAAATTCGGCCCCAAACGTGACGGCGCGGCAGCGCGCACGCACACGAAGAAGCCGCATCGGGGCAAATAG
- the argC gene encoding N-acetyl-gamma-glutamyl-phosphate reductase, with protein MVAKIFIDGEAGTTGLEIRERLAPRRDIELMSIADDRRKDLGARRDMLNAADIAILCLPDDAAKQSVSLIENPETRVIDASTAYRVDPDWAYGFAEMTADQASVIAASKRVANPGCYPQGVIACVRPLIEAGLLPADYPFTVNAISGYSGGGRKMIEDYEAMAPGEAPPWIPYALGFGHKHLPEMRSYSCMDIDPLFQPAVGAYKQGMVTMVPLQLGNLPASVTGKTLHAAISDWFDPASGFVEVADYAAVEKVPELDPRTLNGTNAMRLYVFANDARRQVVLAAVYDNLGKGASGAAVQNLNLMLGCDARKSLAQEAA; from the coding sequence ATGGTCGCGAAGATTTTCATCGATGGCGAAGCCGGCACAACGGGTCTGGAGATCCGCGAGCGGCTGGCGCCTCGTCGCGACATTGAACTGATGTCCATCGCCGACGATCGGCGCAAGGACCTGGGCGCGCGGCGCGACATGCTCAACGCCGCCGACATCGCGATCCTGTGCCTGCCGGACGATGCGGCGAAGCAATCCGTGTCGCTGATCGAGAACCCGGAAACCCGGGTGATCGACGCCTCCACCGCCTATCGCGTGGATCCCGACTGGGCCTATGGCTTCGCCGAAATGACCGCCGATCAGGCCTCCGTGATCGCCGCCTCCAAGCGGGTCGCCAATCCGGGCTGTTATCCGCAAGGGGTGATTGCCTGCGTGCGACCGCTCATCGAGGCCGGCCTGCTTCCCGCGGACTATCCCTTTACGGTCAACGCGATCTCGGGCTATTCCGGCGGCGGCCGAAAGATGATCGAGGATTACGAGGCGATGGCTCCGGGTGAGGCGCCGCCGTGGATCCCCTATGCACTCGGATTCGGCCACAAGCATCTGCCCGAAATGCGCAGCTACTCATGCATGGACATCGACCCGCTGTTCCAGCCGGCCGTGGGCGCCTACAAGCAGGGCATGGTCACCATGGTTCCGCTGCAACTGGGCAATCTGCCCGCGTCGGTGACCGGCAAGACCCTGCATGCGGCGATTTCGGACTGGTTCGATCCCGCCAGCGGCTTCGTCGAGGTGGCCGATTACGCGGCCGTCGAAAAAGTGCCGGAACTGGACCCGCGCACGCTCAACGGCACCAACGCCATGCGGCTGTATGTGTTTGCCAATGACGCGCGGCGTCAGGTGGTGCTCGCCGCCGTCTATGACAATCTCGGAAAGGGCGCGTCCGGCGCCGCCGTGCAGAACCTGAACCTGATGCTTGGGTGCGACGCTCGCAAGAGCCTCGCACAAGAAGCCGCCTGA
- the leuD gene encoding 3-isopropylmalate dehydratase small subunit — translation MEKFTTLTGVAAPLPIINVDTDMIIPKQFLKTIKRTGLGTALFAEMRYNEDGSENADFILNKPAYRDAKILVAGDNFGCGSSREHAPWALLDFGIRCVISTSFADIFYNNCFKNGILPVQVTQEQLDALMDDASRGSNSTVTVDLETQQIKGPDGGTISFEIDPFRKHCLLNGLDDIGLTMEKADSIAAFEAKNLETHPWA, via the coding sequence TTGGAAAAGTTCACGACGCTCACCGGTGTTGCCGCGCCGCTGCCGATCATCAATGTCGACACCGACATGATCATCCCCAAGCAGTTCCTGAAAACCATCAAGCGCACCGGCCTTGGCACCGCGCTGTTTGCCGAGATGCGCTACAACGAGGATGGATCGGAGAACGCCGATTTCATTCTCAACAAGCCGGCCTATCGTGATGCGAAGATTCTCGTGGCCGGCGACAATTTCGGCTGCGGTTCGAGCCGCGAGCATGCGCCCTGGGCCCTTCTGGATTTCGGCATCCGCTGCGTGATCTCCACCTCGTTTGCCGACATCTTCTACAACAACTGCTTCAAGAACGGCATCCTGCCGGTCCAGGTGACCCAGGAACAGCTCGACGCGCTGATGGACGACGCCTCGCGCGGCTCCAACTCGACGGTAACCGTTGATCTCGAGACCCAGCAGATCAAGGGTCCCGACGGCGGCACGATCAGCTTCGAGATCGACCCCTTCCGCAAGCATTGCCTGCTCAACGGCCTCGACGACATCGGCCTGACCATGGAAAAGGCCGATTCCATCGCCGCCTTCGAGGCGAAGAACCTCGAGACCCATCCCTGGGCATAA